A stretch of Rhea pennata isolate bPtePen1 chromosome 18, bPtePen1.pri, whole genome shotgun sequence DNA encodes these proteins:
- the SCAI gene encoding protein SCAI isoform X1 codes for MVRGAARQRLPRTGPASRAAGPAEKPCRKRRPSCSRVSSLPQWNTAAPEGLATGFRSSLLWSTQDLGTEFTLKEIMSSGGAEDDIPQAERKTVTDFCYLLDKSKQLFNGLRDLPQYGQKQWQSYFGRTFDVYTKLWKFQQQHRQVLDNRYGLKRWQIGEIASKIGQLYYHYYLRTSETSYLNEAFSFYSAIRQRSYYSQVNKEDRPELVVKKLRYYARFIVVCLLLNKMDVVKDLVKELSDEIEDYTHRFNTEDQVEWNLVLQEVAAFIEADPVMVLNDDNTIVITSNRLSETGAPLLEQGMIVGQLTLADALIIGNCNNQVKFSELTIDMFRMLQALEREPMNLASQMNKPGMQESTEKPARRENPHKYLLYKPTFSQLYTFLAASFKELPANSVLLIYLSATGVFPSGRSDSEGPYDFGGVLTNSNRDIINGDAIHKRNQSYKEMHCLHPGDLYPFTRKPLFIIVDSSNSVAYKNFTNLFGQPLVCLLSPTAYPKALQDQSQRGSLFTLFLNNPLMAFLFVSGLSSMRRGLWEKCQDYLRKINRDIAQLLTHSRSIDQSFLQFFGDEFLRLLLTRFIFCSATMRMHKIFRQETRNYPESYPQLPRDETVENPHLQKHILELASILDVRNVFLENTLDDY; via the exons TTGCTCTAGAGTGTCCAGTCTACCACAGTGGAACACTGCAGCACCCGAGGGCCTCGCCACAGGATTTAGATCGAGCTTGCTGTGGAGCACACAGGACCTGGG gACTGAGTTTACCCTAAAAGAAATCATGTCATCAGGAGGAGCTGAAGATGATATTCCTcaagcagagaggaaaacagtTACAGACTTTTGTTACTTACTGGATAAATCTAAACAGCTCTTCAATGGCTTAAG GGATTTACCTCAGTATGGGCAGAAGCAGTGGCAATCCTATTTTGGGCGAACGTTTGATGTTTATACCAAGCTATGGAAATTTCAACAGCAACATCG ACAAGTATTGGACAATCGGTATGGGTTGAAGCGGTGGCAAATTGGGGAAATTGCCTCCAAGATTGGGCAGCTCTATTACCATTATTA CTTGCGCACTTCTGAAACCAGCTATCTGAATGAAGCATTCTCCTTCTACTCAGCAATTAGGCAGAGGTCATACTATTCCCAAGTCAACAAAGAAGACAG GCCTGAACTGGTGGTTAAGAAGCTGCGTTATTATGCGAGGTTTATAGTAGTTTGTCTCTTGCTCAACAAAATGGATGTTGTAAAGGACCTTGTAAAG GAGCTGTCAGATGAAATTGAAGATTACACTCATCGTTTTAATACTGAGGATCAGGTAGAATGGAACCTAGTTCTTCAAGAAGTGGCAGCTTTTATTGAG GCAGACCCTGTAATGGTTTTAAATGATGACAACACCATTGTAATCACCTCCAACAGGCTTTCTGAAACAGGAGCTCCATTGCTAGAGCAAGGAATGATAGTGGGACAGCTCACTCTTGCAGATGCGCTGATTATTGGGAACTGCAATAACCAG GTCAAGTTCAGCGAATTAACAATTGATATGTTCCGAATGCTACAAGCACTTGAAAGGGAACCAATGAATTTAGCTTCACAAATGAACAAACCTGGAATGCAA GAATCAACAGAGAAACCAGCCAGGCGGGAAAACCCTCATAAATACCTACTTTATAAACCAACTTTTAGCCAGCTGTATACTTTTTTAGCAGCATCATTTAAG GAGCTGCCTGCGAACAGTGTACTGCTGATTTACCTATCTGCCACGGGCGTGTTTCCCTCAGGTCGTTCGGATAGTGAAG GTCCGTATGACTTTGGCGGTGTTCTGACAAATAGTAACCGGGATATTATAAATGGTGATGCTATCCACAAGCGAAACCAATCTTACAAGGAAATGCACTG tcttCACCCTGGTGATCTCTACCCTTTCACAAGAAAGCCTCTGTTTATCATTGTGGATTCTTCAAACAGTGTCGCCTATAAG AACTTCACAAACTTATTTGGACAGCCATTGGTGTGCTTGCTTTCTCCAACAGCATATCCAAAAGCATTACAAG ATCAGTCTCAGCGGGGTAGCCTCTTCACACTCTTTCTGAACAATCCTTTAATGGCATTCCTATTTGTCTCTGGATTATCAAGCATGCGCAGAGGATTGTGGGAGAAGTGTCAAGATTACCTTAGAAAAATCAACCGAGATATTGCCCAGCTGCTGACCCACTCACGTTCCATAG ATCAAtcctttcttcagttttttgGAGATGAATTTCTTCGCTTGCTTCTAACAAGATTTATCTTCTGTTCGGCTACTATGAGGATGCACAAAATTTTCCGG CAGGAAACTCGAAATTATCCAGAATCTTATCCTCAACTGCCAAGAGATGAAACTGTGGAGAACCCTCACCTCCAAAAGCACATTTTGGAGCTGGCTTCCATACTGGATgttagaaatgttttcctggaaaacaCACTTGATGattattaa
- the SCAI gene encoding protein SCAI isoform X2 translates to MVRGAARQRLPRTGPASRAAGPAEKPCRKRRPRTEFTLKEIMSSGGAEDDIPQAERKTVTDFCYLLDKSKQLFNGLRDLPQYGQKQWQSYFGRTFDVYTKLWKFQQQHRQVLDNRYGLKRWQIGEIASKIGQLYYHYYLRTSETSYLNEAFSFYSAIRQRSYYSQVNKEDRPELVVKKLRYYARFIVVCLLLNKMDVVKDLVKELSDEIEDYTHRFNTEDQVEWNLVLQEVAAFIEADPVMVLNDDNTIVITSNRLSETGAPLLEQGMIVGQLTLADALIIGNCNNQVKFSELTIDMFRMLQALEREPMNLASQMNKPGMQESTEKPARRENPHKYLLYKPTFSQLYTFLAASFKELPANSVLLIYLSATGVFPSGRSDSEGPYDFGGVLTNSNRDIINGDAIHKRNQSYKEMHCLHPGDLYPFTRKPLFIIVDSSNSVAYKNFTNLFGQPLVCLLSPTAYPKALQDQSQRGSLFTLFLNNPLMAFLFVSGLSSMRRGLWEKCQDYLRKINRDIAQLLTHSRSIDQSFLQFFGDEFLRLLLTRFIFCSATMRMHKIFRQETRNYPESYPQLPRDETVENPHLQKHILELASILDVRNVFLENTLDDY, encoded by the exons gACTGAGTTTACCCTAAAAGAAATCATGTCATCAGGAGGAGCTGAAGATGATATTCCTcaagcagagaggaaaacagtTACAGACTTTTGTTACTTACTGGATAAATCTAAACAGCTCTTCAATGGCTTAAG GGATTTACCTCAGTATGGGCAGAAGCAGTGGCAATCCTATTTTGGGCGAACGTTTGATGTTTATACCAAGCTATGGAAATTTCAACAGCAACATCG ACAAGTATTGGACAATCGGTATGGGTTGAAGCGGTGGCAAATTGGGGAAATTGCCTCCAAGATTGGGCAGCTCTATTACCATTATTA CTTGCGCACTTCTGAAACCAGCTATCTGAATGAAGCATTCTCCTTCTACTCAGCAATTAGGCAGAGGTCATACTATTCCCAAGTCAACAAAGAAGACAG GCCTGAACTGGTGGTTAAGAAGCTGCGTTATTATGCGAGGTTTATAGTAGTTTGTCTCTTGCTCAACAAAATGGATGTTGTAAAGGACCTTGTAAAG GAGCTGTCAGATGAAATTGAAGATTACACTCATCGTTTTAATACTGAGGATCAGGTAGAATGGAACCTAGTTCTTCAAGAAGTGGCAGCTTTTATTGAG GCAGACCCTGTAATGGTTTTAAATGATGACAACACCATTGTAATCACCTCCAACAGGCTTTCTGAAACAGGAGCTCCATTGCTAGAGCAAGGAATGATAGTGGGACAGCTCACTCTTGCAGATGCGCTGATTATTGGGAACTGCAATAACCAG GTCAAGTTCAGCGAATTAACAATTGATATGTTCCGAATGCTACAAGCACTTGAAAGGGAACCAATGAATTTAGCTTCACAAATGAACAAACCTGGAATGCAA GAATCAACAGAGAAACCAGCCAGGCGGGAAAACCCTCATAAATACCTACTTTATAAACCAACTTTTAGCCAGCTGTATACTTTTTTAGCAGCATCATTTAAG GAGCTGCCTGCGAACAGTGTACTGCTGATTTACCTATCTGCCACGGGCGTGTTTCCCTCAGGTCGTTCGGATAGTGAAG GTCCGTATGACTTTGGCGGTGTTCTGACAAATAGTAACCGGGATATTATAAATGGTGATGCTATCCACAAGCGAAACCAATCTTACAAGGAAATGCACTG tcttCACCCTGGTGATCTCTACCCTTTCACAAGAAAGCCTCTGTTTATCATTGTGGATTCTTCAAACAGTGTCGCCTATAAG AACTTCACAAACTTATTTGGACAGCCATTGGTGTGCTTGCTTTCTCCAACAGCATATCCAAAAGCATTACAAG ATCAGTCTCAGCGGGGTAGCCTCTTCACACTCTTTCTGAACAATCCTTTAATGGCATTCCTATTTGTCTCTGGATTATCAAGCATGCGCAGAGGATTGTGGGAGAAGTGTCAAGATTACCTTAGAAAAATCAACCGAGATATTGCCCAGCTGCTGACCCACTCACGTTCCATAG ATCAAtcctttcttcagttttttgGAGATGAATTTCTTCGCTTGCTTCTAACAAGATTTATCTTCTGTTCGGCTACTATGAGGATGCACAAAATTTTCCGG CAGGAAACTCGAAATTATCCAGAATCTTATCCTCAACTGCCAAGAGATGAAACTGTGGAGAACCCTCACCTCCAAAAGCACATTTTGGAGCTGGCTTCCATACTGGATgttagaaatgttttcctggaaaacaCACTTGATGattattaa
- the SCAI gene encoding protein SCAI isoform X3, translated as MVRGAARQRLPRTGPASRTEFTLKEIMSSGGAEDDIPQAERKTVTDFCYLLDKSKQLFNGLRDLPQYGQKQWQSYFGRTFDVYTKLWKFQQQHRQVLDNRYGLKRWQIGEIASKIGQLYYHYYLRTSETSYLNEAFSFYSAIRQRSYYSQVNKEDRPELVVKKLRYYARFIVVCLLLNKMDVVKDLVKELSDEIEDYTHRFNTEDQVEWNLVLQEVAAFIEADPVMVLNDDNTIVITSNRLSETGAPLLEQGMIVGQLTLADALIIGNCNNQVKFSELTIDMFRMLQALEREPMNLASQMNKPGMQESTEKPARRENPHKYLLYKPTFSQLYTFLAASFKELPANSVLLIYLSATGVFPSGRSDSEGPYDFGGVLTNSNRDIINGDAIHKRNQSYKEMHCLHPGDLYPFTRKPLFIIVDSSNSVAYKNFTNLFGQPLVCLLSPTAYPKALQDQSQRGSLFTLFLNNPLMAFLFVSGLSSMRRGLWEKCQDYLRKINRDIAQLLTHSRSIDQSFLQFFGDEFLRLLLTRFIFCSATMRMHKIFRQETRNYPESYPQLPRDETVENPHLQKHILELASILDVRNVFLENTLDDY; from the exons gACTGAGTTTACCCTAAAAGAAATCATGTCATCAGGAGGAGCTGAAGATGATATTCCTcaagcagagaggaaaacagtTACAGACTTTTGTTACTTACTGGATAAATCTAAACAGCTCTTCAATGGCTTAAG GGATTTACCTCAGTATGGGCAGAAGCAGTGGCAATCCTATTTTGGGCGAACGTTTGATGTTTATACCAAGCTATGGAAATTTCAACAGCAACATCG ACAAGTATTGGACAATCGGTATGGGTTGAAGCGGTGGCAAATTGGGGAAATTGCCTCCAAGATTGGGCAGCTCTATTACCATTATTA CTTGCGCACTTCTGAAACCAGCTATCTGAATGAAGCATTCTCCTTCTACTCAGCAATTAGGCAGAGGTCATACTATTCCCAAGTCAACAAAGAAGACAG GCCTGAACTGGTGGTTAAGAAGCTGCGTTATTATGCGAGGTTTATAGTAGTTTGTCTCTTGCTCAACAAAATGGATGTTGTAAAGGACCTTGTAAAG GAGCTGTCAGATGAAATTGAAGATTACACTCATCGTTTTAATACTGAGGATCAGGTAGAATGGAACCTAGTTCTTCAAGAAGTGGCAGCTTTTATTGAG GCAGACCCTGTAATGGTTTTAAATGATGACAACACCATTGTAATCACCTCCAACAGGCTTTCTGAAACAGGAGCTCCATTGCTAGAGCAAGGAATGATAGTGGGACAGCTCACTCTTGCAGATGCGCTGATTATTGGGAACTGCAATAACCAG GTCAAGTTCAGCGAATTAACAATTGATATGTTCCGAATGCTACAAGCACTTGAAAGGGAACCAATGAATTTAGCTTCACAAATGAACAAACCTGGAATGCAA GAATCAACAGAGAAACCAGCCAGGCGGGAAAACCCTCATAAATACCTACTTTATAAACCAACTTTTAGCCAGCTGTATACTTTTTTAGCAGCATCATTTAAG GAGCTGCCTGCGAACAGTGTACTGCTGATTTACCTATCTGCCACGGGCGTGTTTCCCTCAGGTCGTTCGGATAGTGAAG GTCCGTATGACTTTGGCGGTGTTCTGACAAATAGTAACCGGGATATTATAAATGGTGATGCTATCCACAAGCGAAACCAATCTTACAAGGAAATGCACTG tcttCACCCTGGTGATCTCTACCCTTTCACAAGAAAGCCTCTGTTTATCATTGTGGATTCTTCAAACAGTGTCGCCTATAAG AACTTCACAAACTTATTTGGACAGCCATTGGTGTGCTTGCTTTCTCCAACAGCATATCCAAAAGCATTACAAG ATCAGTCTCAGCGGGGTAGCCTCTTCACACTCTTTCTGAACAATCCTTTAATGGCATTCCTATTTGTCTCTGGATTATCAAGCATGCGCAGAGGATTGTGGGAGAAGTGTCAAGATTACCTTAGAAAAATCAACCGAGATATTGCCCAGCTGCTGACCCACTCACGTTCCATAG ATCAAtcctttcttcagttttttgGAGATGAATTTCTTCGCTTGCTTCTAACAAGATTTATCTTCTGTTCGGCTACTATGAGGATGCACAAAATTTTCCGG CAGGAAACTCGAAATTATCCAGAATCTTATCCTCAACTGCCAAGAGATGAAACTGTGGAGAACCCTCACCTCCAAAAGCACATTTTGGAGCTGGCTTCCATACTGGATgttagaaatgttttcctggaaaacaCACTTGATGattattaa
- the SCAI gene encoding protein SCAI isoform X4, with product MSSGGAEDDIPQAERKTVTDFCYLLDKSKQLFNGLRDLPQYGQKQWQSYFGRTFDVYTKLWKFQQQHRQVLDNRYGLKRWQIGEIASKIGQLYYHYYLRTSETSYLNEAFSFYSAIRQRSYYSQVNKEDRPELVVKKLRYYARFIVVCLLLNKMDVVKDLVKELSDEIEDYTHRFNTEDQVEWNLVLQEVAAFIEADPVMVLNDDNTIVITSNRLSETGAPLLEQGMIVGQLTLADALIIGNCNNQVKFSELTIDMFRMLQALEREPMNLASQMNKPGMQESTEKPARRENPHKYLLYKPTFSQLYTFLAASFKELPANSVLLIYLSATGVFPSGRSDSEGPYDFGGVLTNSNRDIINGDAIHKRNQSYKEMHCLHPGDLYPFTRKPLFIIVDSSNSVAYKNFTNLFGQPLVCLLSPTAYPKALQDQSQRGSLFTLFLNNPLMAFLFVSGLSSMRRGLWEKCQDYLRKINRDIAQLLTHSRSIDQSFLQFFGDEFLRLLLTRFIFCSATMRMHKIFRQETRNYPESYPQLPRDETVENPHLQKHILELASILDVRNVFLENTLDDY from the exons ATGTCATCAGGAGGAGCTGAAGATGATATTCCTcaagcagagaggaaaacagtTACAGACTTTTGTTACTTACTGGATAAATCTAAACAGCTCTTCAATGGCTTAAG GGATTTACCTCAGTATGGGCAGAAGCAGTGGCAATCCTATTTTGGGCGAACGTTTGATGTTTATACCAAGCTATGGAAATTTCAACAGCAACATCG ACAAGTATTGGACAATCGGTATGGGTTGAAGCGGTGGCAAATTGGGGAAATTGCCTCCAAGATTGGGCAGCTCTATTACCATTATTA CTTGCGCACTTCTGAAACCAGCTATCTGAATGAAGCATTCTCCTTCTACTCAGCAATTAGGCAGAGGTCATACTATTCCCAAGTCAACAAAGAAGACAG GCCTGAACTGGTGGTTAAGAAGCTGCGTTATTATGCGAGGTTTATAGTAGTTTGTCTCTTGCTCAACAAAATGGATGTTGTAAAGGACCTTGTAAAG GAGCTGTCAGATGAAATTGAAGATTACACTCATCGTTTTAATACTGAGGATCAGGTAGAATGGAACCTAGTTCTTCAAGAAGTGGCAGCTTTTATTGAG GCAGACCCTGTAATGGTTTTAAATGATGACAACACCATTGTAATCACCTCCAACAGGCTTTCTGAAACAGGAGCTCCATTGCTAGAGCAAGGAATGATAGTGGGACAGCTCACTCTTGCAGATGCGCTGATTATTGGGAACTGCAATAACCAG GTCAAGTTCAGCGAATTAACAATTGATATGTTCCGAATGCTACAAGCACTTGAAAGGGAACCAATGAATTTAGCTTCACAAATGAACAAACCTGGAATGCAA GAATCAACAGAGAAACCAGCCAGGCGGGAAAACCCTCATAAATACCTACTTTATAAACCAACTTTTAGCCAGCTGTATACTTTTTTAGCAGCATCATTTAAG GAGCTGCCTGCGAACAGTGTACTGCTGATTTACCTATCTGCCACGGGCGTGTTTCCCTCAGGTCGTTCGGATAGTGAAG GTCCGTATGACTTTGGCGGTGTTCTGACAAATAGTAACCGGGATATTATAAATGGTGATGCTATCCACAAGCGAAACCAATCTTACAAGGAAATGCACTG tcttCACCCTGGTGATCTCTACCCTTTCACAAGAAAGCCTCTGTTTATCATTGTGGATTCTTCAAACAGTGTCGCCTATAAG AACTTCACAAACTTATTTGGACAGCCATTGGTGTGCTTGCTTTCTCCAACAGCATATCCAAAAGCATTACAAG ATCAGTCTCAGCGGGGTAGCCTCTTCACACTCTTTCTGAACAATCCTTTAATGGCATTCCTATTTGTCTCTGGATTATCAAGCATGCGCAGAGGATTGTGGGAGAAGTGTCAAGATTACCTTAGAAAAATCAACCGAGATATTGCCCAGCTGCTGACCCACTCACGTTCCATAG ATCAAtcctttcttcagttttttgGAGATGAATTTCTTCGCTTGCTTCTAACAAGATTTATCTTCTGTTCGGCTACTATGAGGATGCACAAAATTTTCCGG CAGGAAACTCGAAATTATCCAGAATCTTATCCTCAACTGCCAAGAGATGAAACTGTGGAGAACCCTCACCTCCAAAAGCACATTTTGGAGCTGGCTTCCATACTGGATgttagaaatgttttcctggaaaacaCACTTGATGattattaa
- the SCAI gene encoding protein SCAI isoform X5: MVRGAARQRLPRTGPASRAAGPAEKPCRKRRPRDLPQYGQKQWQSYFGRTFDVYTKLWKFQQQHRQVLDNRYGLKRWQIGEIASKIGQLYYHYYLRTSETSYLNEAFSFYSAIRQRSYYSQVNKEDRPELVVKKLRYYARFIVVCLLLNKMDVVKDLVKELSDEIEDYTHRFNTEDQVEWNLVLQEVAAFIEADPVMVLNDDNTIVITSNRLSETGAPLLEQGMIVGQLTLADALIIGNCNNQVKFSELTIDMFRMLQALEREPMNLASQMNKPGMQESTEKPARRENPHKYLLYKPTFSQLYTFLAASFKELPANSVLLIYLSATGVFPSGRSDSEGPYDFGGVLTNSNRDIINGDAIHKRNQSYKEMHCLHPGDLYPFTRKPLFIIVDSSNSVAYKNFTNLFGQPLVCLLSPTAYPKALQDQSQRGSLFTLFLNNPLMAFLFVSGLSSMRRGLWEKCQDYLRKINRDIAQLLTHSRSIDQSFLQFFGDEFLRLLLTRFIFCSATMRMHKIFRQETRNYPESYPQLPRDETVENPHLQKHILELASILDVRNVFLENTLDDY; this comes from the exons GGATTTACCTCAGTATGGGCAGAAGCAGTGGCAATCCTATTTTGGGCGAACGTTTGATGTTTATACCAAGCTATGGAAATTTCAACAGCAACATCG ACAAGTATTGGACAATCGGTATGGGTTGAAGCGGTGGCAAATTGGGGAAATTGCCTCCAAGATTGGGCAGCTCTATTACCATTATTA CTTGCGCACTTCTGAAACCAGCTATCTGAATGAAGCATTCTCCTTCTACTCAGCAATTAGGCAGAGGTCATACTATTCCCAAGTCAACAAAGAAGACAG GCCTGAACTGGTGGTTAAGAAGCTGCGTTATTATGCGAGGTTTATAGTAGTTTGTCTCTTGCTCAACAAAATGGATGTTGTAAAGGACCTTGTAAAG GAGCTGTCAGATGAAATTGAAGATTACACTCATCGTTTTAATACTGAGGATCAGGTAGAATGGAACCTAGTTCTTCAAGAAGTGGCAGCTTTTATTGAG GCAGACCCTGTAATGGTTTTAAATGATGACAACACCATTGTAATCACCTCCAACAGGCTTTCTGAAACAGGAGCTCCATTGCTAGAGCAAGGAATGATAGTGGGACAGCTCACTCTTGCAGATGCGCTGATTATTGGGAACTGCAATAACCAG GTCAAGTTCAGCGAATTAACAATTGATATGTTCCGAATGCTACAAGCACTTGAAAGGGAACCAATGAATTTAGCTTCACAAATGAACAAACCTGGAATGCAA GAATCAACAGAGAAACCAGCCAGGCGGGAAAACCCTCATAAATACCTACTTTATAAACCAACTTTTAGCCAGCTGTATACTTTTTTAGCAGCATCATTTAAG GAGCTGCCTGCGAACAGTGTACTGCTGATTTACCTATCTGCCACGGGCGTGTTTCCCTCAGGTCGTTCGGATAGTGAAG GTCCGTATGACTTTGGCGGTGTTCTGACAAATAGTAACCGGGATATTATAAATGGTGATGCTATCCACAAGCGAAACCAATCTTACAAGGAAATGCACTG tcttCACCCTGGTGATCTCTACCCTTTCACAAGAAAGCCTCTGTTTATCATTGTGGATTCTTCAAACAGTGTCGCCTATAAG AACTTCACAAACTTATTTGGACAGCCATTGGTGTGCTTGCTTTCTCCAACAGCATATCCAAAAGCATTACAAG ATCAGTCTCAGCGGGGTAGCCTCTTCACACTCTTTCTGAACAATCCTTTAATGGCATTCCTATTTGTCTCTGGATTATCAAGCATGCGCAGAGGATTGTGGGAGAAGTGTCAAGATTACCTTAGAAAAATCAACCGAGATATTGCCCAGCTGCTGACCCACTCACGTTCCATAG ATCAAtcctttcttcagttttttgGAGATGAATTTCTTCGCTTGCTTCTAACAAGATTTATCTTCTGTTCGGCTACTATGAGGATGCACAAAATTTTCCGG CAGGAAACTCGAAATTATCCAGAATCTTATCCTCAACTGCCAAGAGATGAAACTGTGGAGAACCCTCACCTCCAAAAGCACATTTTGGAGCTGGCTTCCATACTGGATgttagaaatgttttcctggaaaacaCACTTGATGattattaa
- the SCAI gene encoding protein SCAI isoform X6, which translates to MVRGAARQRLPRTGPASRDLPQYGQKQWQSYFGRTFDVYTKLWKFQQQHRQVLDNRYGLKRWQIGEIASKIGQLYYHYYLRTSETSYLNEAFSFYSAIRQRSYYSQVNKEDRPELVVKKLRYYARFIVVCLLLNKMDVVKDLVKELSDEIEDYTHRFNTEDQVEWNLVLQEVAAFIEADPVMVLNDDNTIVITSNRLSETGAPLLEQGMIVGQLTLADALIIGNCNNQVKFSELTIDMFRMLQALEREPMNLASQMNKPGMQESTEKPARRENPHKYLLYKPTFSQLYTFLAASFKELPANSVLLIYLSATGVFPSGRSDSEGPYDFGGVLTNSNRDIINGDAIHKRNQSYKEMHCLHPGDLYPFTRKPLFIIVDSSNSVAYKNFTNLFGQPLVCLLSPTAYPKALQDQSQRGSLFTLFLNNPLMAFLFVSGLSSMRRGLWEKCQDYLRKINRDIAQLLTHSRSIDQSFLQFFGDEFLRLLLTRFIFCSATMRMHKIFRQETRNYPESYPQLPRDETVENPHLQKHILELASILDVRNVFLENTLDDY; encoded by the exons GGATTTACCTCAGTATGGGCAGAAGCAGTGGCAATCCTATTTTGGGCGAACGTTTGATGTTTATACCAAGCTATGGAAATTTCAACAGCAACATCG ACAAGTATTGGACAATCGGTATGGGTTGAAGCGGTGGCAAATTGGGGAAATTGCCTCCAAGATTGGGCAGCTCTATTACCATTATTA CTTGCGCACTTCTGAAACCAGCTATCTGAATGAAGCATTCTCCTTCTACTCAGCAATTAGGCAGAGGTCATACTATTCCCAAGTCAACAAAGAAGACAG GCCTGAACTGGTGGTTAAGAAGCTGCGTTATTATGCGAGGTTTATAGTAGTTTGTCTCTTGCTCAACAAAATGGATGTTGTAAAGGACCTTGTAAAG GAGCTGTCAGATGAAATTGAAGATTACACTCATCGTTTTAATACTGAGGATCAGGTAGAATGGAACCTAGTTCTTCAAGAAGTGGCAGCTTTTATTGAG GCAGACCCTGTAATGGTTTTAAATGATGACAACACCATTGTAATCACCTCCAACAGGCTTTCTGAAACAGGAGCTCCATTGCTAGAGCAAGGAATGATAGTGGGACAGCTCACTCTTGCAGATGCGCTGATTATTGGGAACTGCAATAACCAG GTCAAGTTCAGCGAATTAACAATTGATATGTTCCGAATGCTACAAGCACTTGAAAGGGAACCAATGAATTTAGCTTCACAAATGAACAAACCTGGAATGCAA GAATCAACAGAGAAACCAGCCAGGCGGGAAAACCCTCATAAATACCTACTTTATAAACCAACTTTTAGCCAGCTGTATACTTTTTTAGCAGCATCATTTAAG GAGCTGCCTGCGAACAGTGTACTGCTGATTTACCTATCTGCCACGGGCGTGTTTCCCTCAGGTCGTTCGGATAGTGAAG GTCCGTATGACTTTGGCGGTGTTCTGACAAATAGTAACCGGGATATTATAAATGGTGATGCTATCCACAAGCGAAACCAATCTTACAAGGAAATGCACTG tcttCACCCTGGTGATCTCTACCCTTTCACAAGAAAGCCTCTGTTTATCATTGTGGATTCTTCAAACAGTGTCGCCTATAAG AACTTCACAAACTTATTTGGACAGCCATTGGTGTGCTTGCTTTCTCCAACAGCATATCCAAAAGCATTACAAG ATCAGTCTCAGCGGGGTAGCCTCTTCACACTCTTTCTGAACAATCCTTTAATGGCATTCCTATTTGTCTCTGGATTATCAAGCATGCGCAGAGGATTGTGGGAGAAGTGTCAAGATTACCTTAGAAAAATCAACCGAGATATTGCCCAGCTGCTGACCCACTCACGTTCCATAG ATCAAtcctttcttcagttttttgGAGATGAATTTCTTCGCTTGCTTCTAACAAGATTTATCTTCTGTTCGGCTACTATGAGGATGCACAAAATTTTCCGG CAGGAAACTCGAAATTATCCAGAATCTTATCCTCAACTGCCAAGAGATGAAACTGTGGAGAACCCTCACCTCCAAAAGCACATTTTGGAGCTGGCTTCCATACTGGATgttagaaatgttttcctggaaaacaCACTTGATGattattaa